The DNA segment GGGTGAGCGAGCGGATCCGGACCTGGAGCGAATCGGCGAACGATCCGACGGACCTGGAGCGAATCAGTCGGTCGACCCGACGGGCCTGGAGCAAATCAGTCGGTCGAACCGTCGGGTCTCGAACCGTTCGTCCCACCACGAGACGGACCATGTTTTCGACGTCGGCTGTCGTCATCGAGACGGTGGTGGACTGTCTCGACCGATTGGGCGAAGACGAGGCCGGTGTCGTCCGCTGTGCGGTCTCGAAGCGGACGACACGATCGAACTGGTCGAGTAGTTCCTTCTATCGTCGCCCGGAGAACCACCGCTTTCGACGTCTACTTGAGGCGTCCGTACGCAGGCGTTCGTATGAATCACCCGACAGGTTCGAATCCGCCGCCGACCGAGCGGGACCCGGTCACGGAGAAACTCCACGGCGAGGAGATCGTCGATCCGTACCGCTGGCTCGAAGGTGACGACGAGGCCGTTCGCGAGTGGGAGGCAGCGCAGAACGACTACACCGACGGGTTCGTCGAGACCGACCGTCGCGAAGACCTGCGTCCACAGTTCGAACGCGTCGCCGACCACACGACGTACCAGCTGCCGGTCGCCAGGGGCGGGCGGTACTTCCAGTTGATCGAGACCGCGGACGCCGATCAGCCGCACTTGACCGTTCGAGCGGAACGGGACGACGAGCCGCGGACGCTGGTCGACCCGGCCGAGTTCGGCGAGACGGTCTCGCTCGGCTGGTTCGTCCCGGATCCCGACGGGGAGCGCGTCGTCTACGGGCTGATGGACGGTGGAACCGAAGAGTTCGACCTGCGCGTCCTCGACGTCGAGACCGGCGAGGTGATCGACCGCGTCGACGGCGTCGGCCGTTGCGGCGAGGTTTCGGTGGCGTGGACGGGGGAGGGCTTCTACTACCAGTCGACGGGTGCCGCGGCGGACGACGAACTGCTGGACAAGGCGATTCGCTACCACGAGATGGGCGATGGCGGGGCGGATCGCACCGTCACCGACGACATCCCAGAGTCCCGCTGGCCGAACGTCCAGGTCGACCGAGAAACGGGCCTCGTGCTGGTCGCGCTGGGAGAACTCGCCTCGGACACCGAACTGTACGTCCTCGAAGACGGCGAACTGGTCCCGCTGCTCACCGACGTCGACGCGTCGCTGGTGCCGCTCGTCCACGACGGCGACGTCTATCTCCGGACGAATCACGACGCGCCGCGATTTCGGCTGCTCGGCGTCGCCGCCACCGATCTGGTGGACGGCGGCGCGGCGGCGATCCCGTCGGACGAACGCGGCCTGGATTCGTTCGAGACCGTGATCCCCGAGAGCGACGACGTACTGTTCGACGTCGCACCGGCCGGCGACGGCCTGGTCGTCCACCGGATCCGGGACGCCGAATCGATGGTCTCTCTCCACGACGCGGACGGAACGGCCCGCCACGAACTGACACTGCCCGAGCACGCCGGCATCGGCCGCGACGCGATCGGCGGCAGCAGAGACGCCGACGAGGCGTTCTTCACGCTTCAGGGGTTCGACCGACCGCCGAGCATCGTCCACGCGGACGCGGGACCGGCAGCCGGGTCGGACGACTGGGAGATCGTGCAGGAACCCGAACTGCCGACGAACCGCGACCCGCGCGTTGAACTGGACCTGACCGTCGACCAGCTGTGGGCCGACTCGCCGGACGGTACGTCGGTCCCGGTCTTCGTCGTTCACCGGACTGATATCGACCTGGACGGCGACGCGCCGACGGTACTCTACGGCTACGGCGGCTTCCGTATCCCGTTGCTACCGAGCTTCGACGAGTACCGCCTCCCCTTCCTCGCCGACGGCGGTGTCTTCGCGGTGGCCTGCCTGCGCGGCGGGCTGGAGTTCGGCGAGGCGTGGCACGAAGCGGGCCACAGGGCTCAAAAGACGAACGTCTTCGACGACTTCGAGGCCGTCGGCGAGGCCCTGATCGACGAGGGATACACGACGGCCGATCGGCTGGCGGCCTGGGGTGGTTCGAACGGCGGGCTCCTCGTCGGCGCGGCGATCACGCGTCGGCCCGACCTGTTCGGCGCCGCCGTCTGCGCCGTACCGCTGCTCGACATGCTCCGGTTCCACAAATTCCTGCTCGGGGCGACCTGGACGCCCGAGTACGGCTCGCCGGACGACCCCGAGGCGTTCGCGTGGCTGCGAGAGTACTCGCCGTACCACAACGTCGCGGAGACCGAGTATCCGGCGACGCTGTTCCAGACGGCCGCCGGAGACACGCGCGTTCACCCCTCGCACGCCCGGAAGATGACCGCCCGGGTGCAGGCCGCGACGACGGGCGACGCACCGATCTGCTTTCGCGGTGACGAGGGGACCGGTCACGGCGCGGGGACGGCCACCTCGATCGAGATCGAACAGCAACTCGACCGCTGGACGTGGGTCGCCGAGATGCTCGGCGTCGATTCGTCGTAAGCGTCACTCGATCGGCGGGCTCGACCGTCTGGTCTCGGTCCGAACCCCTCAAGTACCACAGCCCGCTACGAACGAGCGTGTCGAAGCAGCTCCAGGCGGTGGATACCCTCTTCGTCCACCAGGTGGGTGACGACTATCTCGTCATCCCCGTCCGTGACGACGAGCGGCTGTTCCGCGCGAAGCTGGGCCTGTCGGAGACCTCGGCCGGTCCCCGACCCGCGAAGTTCCGCCTGAAGCAAGGATCGAGCGAGGAACCGCGACAGCCCGCCGAGTTCGTCGAGATCGCCCGCCGGGCGGGGCGCATCCGGATCTCCGAACAGACGTCGGCCGAGAAGCGATCGGAATTGCTGGCGATGTTCGCCGGCTACCAGCTCGACGAGAAGGCCAAGGCGGTTCGGACCTGCCGGTACTGCGCGTCAGAGGGGCGCTACTCCCCCGTGACGACGGAGACGGCCGTAAAGGACGATCGCGACTGGATCTGTCGTGACTGCGCTCGTCAGGAACTCGAGCGCCAGCTATCGTACGCCGGCGGCGTCACCGGCGCGGCGAAAGAGCGCCTGGAAGAGCTCATGATGGATGTCCAGGACCTGCAGCGCATCGTCAACCTCCTGAAGGGGCAGCTCGATCCGGATCTGACGAAGTTCGATACGATCAGTGCGACGACCGACGAGGTGGATCTCGCACCGGTCGACTCGCTCGCCCTGCACGACGATCTGCAGGGGCTGCTCGAGGACCGGTTCGATACCTTGCTCCCGGTCCAGAGCCTGGCCGTCGAGAACGGGCTACTGGAGGGGCAGGATCAACTCGTCGTGAGTGCGACGGCGACCGGGAAGACCCTGGTCGGCGAACTCGCCGGGATAGATCGCGCGTTGAAGGGTAAAGGGAAGCTGCTCTTTCTCGTCCCGCTCGTCGCGCTGGCCAACCAGAAACACGAGGACTTCGAGGACGAGTACGGCCACCTCGTCGACGTCTCGATCCGCGTCGGGGCGAGTCGAATCGCGGACTCTGGCAACCGATTCGACCCGAACGCCGACGTGATCGTCGGCACCTACGAGGGAATCGATCACGCCCTTCGCACCGACAAAGACATGGGCGACATCGGGACCGTCGTCATCGACGAGGTCCACACGCTGAAGGAAGCCGATCGTGGCCACCGCCTGGACGGGCTCATCTCCCGTCTGAAGTACGTAACCGAGAACCGATCCAGGGAGCGAAGTGGATACGAGGGGGCGCAGTGGATCTACCTCTCGGCGACCGTCGGCAACCCGGAGCACCTCGGGGAGACGCTGGAGGCCACCGTGATCGAGTTCGAAGA comes from the Halovivax cerinus genome and includes:
- a CDS encoding prolyl oligopeptidase family serine peptidase translates to MNHPTGSNPPPTERDPVTEKLHGEEIVDPYRWLEGDDEAVREWEAAQNDYTDGFVETDRREDLRPQFERVADHTTYQLPVARGGRYFQLIETADADQPHLTVRAERDDEPRTLVDPAEFGETVSLGWFVPDPDGERVVYGLMDGGTEEFDLRVLDVETGEVIDRVDGVGRCGEVSVAWTGEGFYYQSTGAAADDELLDKAIRYHEMGDGGADRTVTDDIPESRWPNVQVDRETGLVLVALGELASDTELYVLEDGELVPLLTDVDASLVPLVHDGDVYLRTNHDAPRFRLLGVAATDLVDGGAAAIPSDERGLDSFETVIPESDDVLFDVAPAGDGLVVHRIRDAESMVSLHDADGTARHELTLPEHAGIGRDAIGGSRDADEAFFTLQGFDRPPSIVHADAGPAAGSDDWEIVQEPELPTNRDPRVELDLTVDQLWADSPDGTSVPVFVVHRTDIDLDGDAPTVLYGYGGFRIPLLPSFDEYRLPFLADGGVFAVACLRGGLEFGEAWHEAGHRAQKTNVFDDFEAVGEALIDEGYTTADRLAAWGGSNGGLLVGAAITRRPDLFGAAVCAVPLLDMLRFHKFLLGATWTPEYGSPDDPEAFAWLREYSPYHNVAETEYPATLFQTAAGDTRVHPSHARKMTARVQAATTGDAPICFRGDEGTGHGAGTATSIEIEQQLDRWTWVAEMLGVDSS
- a CDS encoding DEAD/DEAH box helicase — its product is MSKQLQAVDTLFVHQVGDDYLVIPVRDDERLFRAKLGLSETSAGPRPAKFRLKQGSSEEPRQPAEFVEIARRAGRIRISEQTSAEKRSELLAMFAGYQLDEKAKAVRTCRYCASEGRYSPVTTETAVKDDRDWICRDCARQELERQLSYAGGVTGAAKERLEELMMDVQDLQRIVNLLKGQLDPDLTKFDTISATTDEVDLAPVDSLALHDDLQGLLEDRFDTLLPVQSLAVENGLLEGQDQLVVSATATGKTLVGELAGIDRALKGKGKLLFLVPLVALANQKHEDFEDEYGHLVDVSIRVGASRIADSGNRFDPNADVIVGTYEGIDHALRTDKDMGDIGTVVIDEVHTLKEADRGHRLDGLISRLKYVTENRSRERSGYEGAQWIYLSATVGNPEHLGETLEATVIEFEERPVPIERHVTFADGQEKVRVENKLVTREFDTKSSKGYRGQTIIFTNSRRRCHEIARKLEYDAAPYHAGLDYRRRKTVERKFGDQELAAVVTTAALAAGVDFPASQVVFDSLAMGIEWLSVQEFHQMLGRAGRPDYHDEGKVYVLVEPDTTYHNSMEGTEDEIAFKLLKGEMEPVTTPYDEAAAVEETLANVTVGGRDAKRLNDRMLGDVPTKHAIGKLLEYDFIDGFEPTPLGRVITEHFLDPGEAFALLDGIRKGAHPYDLVADIELRDQEL